A region of Methyloversatilis discipulorum DNA encodes the following proteins:
- the recQ gene encoding DNA helicase RecQ, with product MRDDALKVLKDVFGHPGFRGAQGEIVEHVAAGGDALVLMPTGGGKSLCYQVPALLRPGTAVVVSPLIALMQDQVAAMTQLGVRAAFLNSTLDLDQVRAVERSLLDGALDLLYVAPERLNTPRCLDLLSHIRPALFAIDEAHCVAQWGHDFRPEYLQLSVLHERFPEVPRIALTATADPATRTEIIDRLALHDARVFVSSFDRPNIRYTIVDKDDARKQLLRFIRNEHPDDAGIVYCLSRKKVDETAEWLLAQGIKALPYHAGMDAATRATHQARFQREEGIVVVATIAFGMGIDKPDVRFVAHLDLPRSIEGYYQETGRAGRDGGAADAWMAYGLADVVQQRRFIDQSEGSEAFRRISSSKLDALLGLCETAQCRRVHLLAYFGEQGQPCGNCDNCLTPPETWDATVATQKALSAIYRTGNRFGVTHLIDVLRGKDTERIRQWGHDKLSVHGVGKAEDDNLWRGVFRQLVALGLARVDHESYGALVLTEAARPVLRGEQPVMMRRIAEKARESVARRTRSVTPVSMDGVDANLLAALKAWRLDEAKTQSVPAYVILHDSTLIELARKRPADLDDLTDIPGFGARKVERYGDSLVELISGFD from the coding sequence GTGCGTGACGATGCACTGAAAGTGCTGAAGGACGTCTTCGGCCATCCCGGTTTCCGCGGTGCGCAGGGCGAGATCGTCGAGCACGTCGCGGCCGGTGGCGACGCCCTGGTGCTGATGCCGACAGGCGGCGGCAAGTCGCTGTGCTACCAGGTGCCGGCGCTGCTGCGCCCAGGTACGGCAGTCGTCGTGTCGCCACTGATCGCGTTGATGCAGGACCAGGTCGCCGCGATGACCCAACTGGGCGTACGCGCCGCCTTCCTCAATTCCACGCTCGATCTCGATCAGGTGCGCGCGGTCGAGCGCAGCCTGCTCGATGGAGCGCTCGATCTGCTCTACGTCGCCCCTGAGCGGCTCAACACCCCGCGCTGCCTCGATCTGCTGAGTCATATCCGGCCGGCGTTGTTTGCCATCGATGAGGCGCACTGCGTCGCGCAATGGGGGCACGACTTCCGTCCGGAGTACCTGCAGCTTTCCGTGCTGCACGAGCGCTTCCCGGAAGTGCCGCGCATCGCGCTCACCGCCACCGCCGATCCGGCGACGCGCACCGAAATCATCGACCGTCTCGCGCTGCACGACGCACGCGTGTTCGTGTCCAGCTTCGACCGGCCAAACATCCGCTACACCATCGTAGACAAGGACGACGCGCGCAAGCAGTTGCTGCGCTTCATCCGTAACGAGCATCCGGACGATGCCGGCATCGTCTATTGCCTGTCGCGCAAGAAAGTGGACGAGACGGCGGAATGGCTGCTCGCGCAGGGCATCAAGGCGCTCCCTTACCACGCCGGCATGGACGCGGCGACGCGTGCAACGCATCAGGCCCGCTTCCAGCGAGAGGAGGGTATCGTGGTCGTTGCCACCATCGCCTTTGGCATGGGCATAGACAAGCCGGACGTACGCTTCGTCGCCCACCTCGATCTGCCACGTTCGATCGAGGGCTATTACCAGGAGACCGGACGTGCCGGCCGCGATGGCGGCGCCGCCGACGCCTGGATGGCCTATGGTCTGGCCGACGTCGTGCAGCAGCGCCGATTCATCGATCAGTCGGAGGGCAGCGAAGCCTTCCGCCGCATCTCAAGCAGCAAGCTCGACGCGCTGCTGGGCCTGTGCGAAACCGCTCAGTGCCGGCGCGTCCATCTGCTTGCCTATTTCGGTGAGCAGGGACAACCCTGCGGGAACTGCGATAACTGCCTGACGCCGCCCGAAACCTGGGACGCGACGGTGGCCACACAGAAGGCGCTGTCAGCGATCTATCGCACCGGCAACCGCTTCGGCGTCACCCACCTGATCGACGTGCTGCGTGGCAAGGACACCGAGCGCATCCGTCAATGGGGGCATGACAAGTTGAGCGTGCATGGCGTCGGCAAGGCCGAGGACGACAACCTGTGGCGCGGCGTTTTCCGTCAGCTGGTCGCGCTCGGACTGGCGCGCGTCGATCACGAATCCTATGGTGCACTGGTGCTGACTGAGGCCGCCCGCCCGGTACTGCGCGGCGAACAGCCGGTGATGATGCGGCGCATCGCCGAGAAGGCCCGTGAATCGGTGGCGCGGCGCACGCGCAGCGTCACCCCGGTGTCGATGGACGGCGTCGACGCCAATCTGCTGGCGGCGCTGAAAGCGTGGCGGCTGGACGAGGCGAAAACCCAATCGGTTCCGGCCTACGTCATCCTGCACGACAGCACGCTGATCGAACTGGCGCGCAAACGCCCGGCCGATCTCGATGACCTGACCGACATACCGGGCTTTGGTGCACGCAAGGTCGAGCGCTACGGCGACTCTCTTGTCGAGTTGATCTCGGGCTTCGACTAA
- the argC gene encoding N-acetyl-gamma-glutamyl-phosphate reductase translates to MGIKAGIVGGTGYTGVELLRLLARHPEVELSAITSRGDAGRPVADMFPSLRGHVDLAFSDPAQAGLESCDVVFFATPNGIAMQQVPALLDAGVKVVDLAADFRLKDEAAWEKWYGMPHACPDVLKTAIYGLPEVNREQVRSAQLVANPGCYPTAVQLGFIPLIEAGVIDRATLIADAKSGVSGAGRKAEVHTLFAEAGDNFKAYGVGGHRHLPEIRQGLAAVAGADVGLTFVPHLTPLIRGIHATLYARLTKDCDLQALFESRYRGERFVDVLPAGSHPETRSVRASNTCRIAVHRPQGGDTVVVLSVIDNLVKGAAGQAVQNMNLMFGFDESCGLELVPVLP, encoded by the coding sequence GTGGGTATCAAGGCGGGTATCGTTGGTGGAACCGGCTACACCGGGGTCGAATTGCTGCGCCTGTTGGCGCGCCACCCGGAGGTCGAGCTGTCGGCCATCACTTCGCGCGGCGATGCAGGGCGCCCGGTGGCGGACATGTTCCCCAGTCTGCGCGGTCACGTCGATCTCGCTTTTTCCGACCCGGCCCAAGCCGGGTTGGAGAGCTGCGACGTCGTCTTCTTCGCCACGCCGAACGGCATCGCAATGCAACAAGTACCGGCGCTGCTCGACGCCGGGGTGAAAGTGGTCGATCTGGCCGCGGATTTCCGGCTGAAGGACGAAGCGGCATGGGAAAAGTGGTACGGCATGCCGCACGCCTGTCCCGACGTGCTGAAGACCGCGATCTACGGGTTGCCAGAAGTCAATCGTGAGCAGGTGCGCTCGGCGCAGCTGGTGGCCAATCCCGGCTGCTATCCGACGGCGGTGCAACTCGGATTCATTCCGCTGATCGAGGCGGGGGTGATCGACCGCGCGACACTGATCGCCGATGCGAAGTCGGGTGTGTCCGGCGCCGGTCGCAAGGCCGAAGTGCACACCTTGTTTGCCGAGGCTGGAGACAACTTCAAGGCTTACGGTGTCGGCGGACATCGGCATCTGCCCGAAATACGCCAGGGGCTGGCCGCCGTGGCCGGCGCCGATGTGGGTCTGACATTCGTGCCTCATCTGACACCATTGATCCGCGGCATCCATGCGACGCTCTACGCGCGACTGACCAAGGACTGCGACCTGCAGGCCCTGTTCGAGAGCCGCTATCGTGGTGAGCGCTTCGTGGATGTACTGCCCGCCGGCAGCCATCCGGAGACGCGTTCGGTGCGTGCGTCGAACACTTGCCGGATCGCGGTGCATCGTCCGCAGGGCGGCGACACGGTCGTGGTCTTGTCGGTGATCGACAACCTGGTCAAGGGGGCTGCCGGGCAGGCGGTGCAGAACATGAATCTGATGTTCGGATTTGACGAGTCGTGTGGGCTAGAACTCGTTCCGGTCTTGCCCTGA
- a CDS encoding bactofilin family protein, with protein sequence MFGKKSEKPSKRIDSLIGAGTRVNGDIHFRGGLRVDGEVIGNVRADDNAPSTLVLSEHARIEGAVTVTHAMINGAVQGPIVSTEFLELQPQARISGDVVYNRLEVHLGAIVKGQLEHQETAPRAVELKLASGS encoded by the coding sequence ATGTTCGGCAAGAAGTCTGAGAAACCCAGCAAGCGCATCGACAGCCTGATTGGTGCAGGCACGCGCGTGAATGGCGACATCCATTTCCGCGGCGGCCTGCGTGTCGATGGCGAGGTGATCGGCAACGTACGTGCTGATGACAACGCGCCGAGTACGCTGGTGTTGAGCGAGCATGCGCGTATCGAAGGTGCGGTCACCGTGACTCATGCGATGATCAACGGGGCCGTACAAGGTCCGATCGTATCGACCGAGTTCTTGGAATTGCAGCCCCAGGCACGAATTTCCGGTGACGTGGTCTATAACCGTCTGGAGGTGCACCTCGGCGCCATCGTCAAGGGGCAACTCGAACATCAGGAGACTGCGCCGCGCGCGGTCGAATTGAAGCTGGCCAGCGGAAGCTGA
- the erpA gene encoding iron-sulfur cluster insertion protein ErpA, whose product MNAVTEMPLPLVFSESAANKVKELILEEGNPDLKLRVFVSGGGCSGFQYGFTFDEVTNEDDTALEKNGVTLLIDPMSYQYLVGAEIDYSEGLEGAQFVIKNPNATSTCGCGSSFSV is encoded by the coding sequence ATGAATGCAGTGACTGAAATGCCCCTTCCGCTGGTCTTCTCCGAAAGCGCCGCCAACAAGGTGAAGGAACTGATCCTCGAAGAGGGCAACCCGGATCTGAAGCTGCGCGTTTTTGTGTCCGGTGGTGGCTGTTCCGGCTTCCAGTACGGATTCACTTTTGACGAAGTGACCAACGAGGACGACACCGCGCTCGAGAAGAATGGCGTAACGCTACTTATCGACCCGATGAGCTACCAGTATCTGGTCGGAGCAGAGATCGACTACAGCGAAGGCCTGGAAGGTGCGCAGTTCGTGATCAAGAACCCGAACGCGACCTCGACCTGCGGCTGCGGATCGTCGTTCTCGGTCTGA
- a CDS encoding DEAD/DEAH box helicase — protein sequence MNTEVDFAGLGLAEPLLRAISEEGYTQPTPIQQKAIPLVMAGRDLLAAAQTGTGKTAGFTLPILHTLINRPASIPAGRPRVLVLTPTRELAAQVEESVRTYGAHAKLRSMVMFGGVGMNPQLQALKQRVDILVATPGRLLDHLGEKTLDLSGVEIFVLDEADRMLDMGFIRDIRKVIAALPKARQTLLFSATFSPEIRELAHGMLNDAAEVEVAARNTTAERVDQGVYMVEQKQKRHLLAHLINKGEWSQVLVFTRTKHGANRLAEQLDKQGITAAAIHGNKSQNARTKALADFKTNTLRVLVATDIAARGLDIDQLPHVVNFELPNVPEDYVHRIGRTGRAGASGAAVSLVDREEVKLLTAIEKVTRQSIPRVTAEGFVPVAGASEEPDRGPRPQGRGGRGDGAARSKPASGNGQPPRQGQQPRPAGDRPARTPQNKPAARGNGNPGRPQSRSGGANGNVANGNRAPVRSHDDDDDNRGNRIQPAAKPPREVNGNVMPRGNEARRPQQPALFSRNRSGQR from the coding sequence TTGAACACTGAAGTCGATTTCGCCGGGCTTGGCCTGGCCGAGCCCCTGCTGCGCGCCATTTCCGAAGAAGGCTATACGCAGCCCACACCGATCCAGCAGAAAGCCATTCCGCTCGTGATGGCCGGGCGCGACCTGCTCGCTGCCGCACAGACCGGCACCGGCAAGACCGCCGGTTTCACCCTCCCCATCCTGCACACCTTGATCAACCGTCCGGCCAGCATTCCGGCGGGACGGCCACGCGTACTGGTCCTTACGCCGACGCGCGAACTCGCGGCTCAGGTCGAGGAGTCGGTCCGCACCTACGGCGCGCACGCCAAGCTGCGTTCCATGGTCATGTTCGGCGGCGTGGGCATGAACCCGCAGTTGCAGGCGCTGAAGCAGCGCGTCGACATCCTGGTTGCCACGCCCGGTCGTTTGCTTGACCACCTTGGCGAGAAGACGCTGGATCTGTCCGGCGTTGAAATCTTCGTGCTCGACGAAGCGGATCGCATGCTGGACATGGGTTTCATCCGTGACATCCGCAAGGTGATCGCTGCGCTGCCGAAGGCGCGCCAGACCTTGCTGTTTTCGGCGACCTTTTCGCCCGAGATCCGCGAACTCGCGCACGGCATGCTGAACGATGCCGCCGAGGTGGAGGTTGCGGCGCGCAACACCACCGCCGAGCGCGTCGATCAGGGCGTCTATATGGTTGAGCAGAAGCAGAAGCGTCATCTGCTGGCGCATCTGATCAACAAGGGCGAATGGTCACAGGTACTGGTGTTCACGCGCACCAAACATGGTGCCAACCGTCTGGCCGAACAGCTCGACAAACAGGGCATCACCGCCGCTGCCATCCACGGCAACAAGAGCCAGAACGCCCGCACCAAAGCGCTGGCTGACTTCAAGACGAATACGCTGCGCGTGCTGGTCGCTACCGATATCGCGGCGCGTGGTCTGGACATCGACCAGCTGCCGCACGTGGTGAATTTCGAACTGCCGAACGTACCCGAAGACTACGTGCACCGCATCGGTCGCACCGGTCGAGCCGGCGCCAGCGGCGCCGCGGTGTCGCTGGTCGATCGCGAAGAAGTAAAGCTGTTGACAGCCATCGAAAAGGTGACCCGGCAGTCGATTCCGCGCGTGACGGCTGAGGGTTTCGTGCCGGTCGCCGGCGCCAGCGAGGAGCCGGATCGCGGCCCCCGTCCGCAGGGGCGAGGTGGTCGTGGAGACGGCGCGGCACGCAGCAAGCCGGCATCAGGCAACGGACAGCCGCCGCGTCAGGGTCAGCAACCGCGGCCTGCCGGTGATCGTCCGGCGCGTACTCCGCAGAACAAGCCGGCTGCACGTGGCAACGGCAATCCGGGCCGCCCGCAGAGCAGGAGTGGCGGCGCCAATGGCAACGTTGCGAACGGCAACCGCGCGCCGGTGCGCTCGCACGACGATGACGACGACAATCGCGGCAATCGCATCCAGCCGGCGGCCAAGCCGCCGCGTGAGGTCAATGGCAACGTGATGCCGCGCGGCAACGAGGCGCGACGTCCGCAACAGCCGGCGCTGTTCTCGCGCAACCGCAGCGGACAGCGATAA
- a CDS encoding DUF6776 family protein, with protein MAIRSHAPWWLKLLVAAGVMALALAAARGIYDAGRGWVGLDVDDMQAEVVSLRERLAVVDAELASMRQQADSAHSSLQIERTAQEQLAARIRSLESENARLREDALIFESLAGAGSSGIEQGFKINRLVLEPDGEAGRYRYRMLIVRQGGKADADTKGSYQIVASIDRAGQGATITFPPDSGAENSRLTFRHFQRVDGVLAVPKEARLLSIEARFLQDGQIRARATASL; from the coding sequence GTGGCGATCCGTTCGCACGCGCCCTGGTGGCTCAAGCTTCTCGTCGCGGCCGGCGTCATGGCACTGGCGCTGGCGGCTGCCCGCGGAATCTACGACGCGGGGCGAGGTTGGGTCGGGCTGGACGTCGATGACATGCAAGCCGAGGTCGTTTCGTTGCGTGAACGTCTGGCCGTGGTCGATGCCGAACTTGCGAGCATGCGACAGCAGGCGGATTCCGCACACAGCAGCCTGCAGATCGAACGTACGGCACAGGAACAGCTGGCAGCCAGGATACGTTCGCTGGAGAGCGAGAACGCACGCTTGCGGGAAGACGCTCTGATTTTCGAAAGCCTGGCTGGGGCGGGCTCCAGCGGTATCGAGCAGGGTTTCAAGATAAATCGGCTGGTGCTGGAGCCGGACGGAGAGGCGGGGCGGTACCGCTATCGCATGCTCATCGTCCGCCAAGGAGGCAAGGCCGATGCAGATACGAAGGGTTCTTACCAGATCGTGGCGTCGATTGACCGTGCCGGTCAGGGTGCTACCATCACTTTCCCGCCGGATTCGGGTGCCGAGAACAGTCGGCTGACTTTCCGGCATTTCCAGCGTGTCGACGGCGTGCTTGCCGTGCCGAAGGAGGCGAGGTTGCTCTCCATCGAGGCTCGCTTCCTGCAGGATGGACAGATCAGGGCAAGAGCGACCGCATCCTTGTGA
- a CDS encoding c-type cytochrome, whose product MGWSRTHTERAAALLSSLLLSACVATPNAVEAPRLGQAVDGAALARQQLNVFPDGRGLPPGRGTVSEGAALFARHCAACHGKDARGGSAEELAGATRPLNTPAADKTIGSYWPYATTLFDFIRRAKPMTAPGTLNADEVYALSAWLLHINGVVGADAVMDARTLPAVRMPNRDGFIRIEAE is encoded by the coding sequence ATGGGCTGGTCACGCACACATACTGAACGCGCAGCAGCACTGCTGTCGTCGCTGCTGCTGAGTGCCTGCGTCGCGACGCCGAACGCGGTCGAGGCGCCGCGGCTCGGGCAGGCGGTCGACGGCGCCGCACTCGCCCGGCAGCAACTGAACGTATTCCCGGACGGTCGCGGCCTTCCGCCCGGCCGCGGAACGGTGAGCGAGGGCGCCGCGCTGTTTGCCCGCCACTGCGCTGCCTGCCACGGCAAGGACGCGCGCGGCGGCAGCGCCGAGGAACTGGCAGGCGCGACACGCCCGCTGAACACACCGGCGGCCGACAAGACAATAGGCAGCTACTGGCCCTACGCAACGACGCTGTTCGACTTCATCCGTCGCGCCAAACCAATGACCGCGCCCGGCACACTGAATGCCGACGAGGTGTATGCGCTGAGCGCCTGGCTGCTGCACATCAACGGCGTGGTTGGCGCAGACGCCGTAATGGACGCGCGCACCCTGCCGGCCGTCCGGATGCCGAACCGCGACGGCTTCATCCGCATCGAGGCTGAGTGA
- a CDS encoding anhydro-N-acetylmuramic acid kinase: MSALYIGLMSGTSLDGVDAVIADLARPRPQVVGHAHLAFPAALREELQALCSSGDDEIHRSQVAAIELARVYAGLVRTLLNQTSVAATSIKAIGCHGQTVRHMPAHGYTVQLNAPAILAEETDICVVSDFRARDLAAGGQGAPLVPAFHASLFGSTDRARAVLNLGGMANLTLLESARPVRGFDSGPANVLMDAWIAHRRGLDYDRDGAWAASGQVDAALLAKLLAHPFFAAPPPKSCGREQFNLEWLLELLPEQIRDEDVQATLAELTAQSVADALNTGGFRPDDVAVCGGGAFNHHLLQRLALHVGRPVRSSADEGVPPEQVEALAFAWLAQRTLNREPGNLPEVTGARGLRVLGAVWPA, from the coding sequence ATGAGCGCGCTGTACATCGGGCTGATGTCGGGCACCAGTCTGGACGGAGTGGATGCGGTGATTGCGGACCTGGCCCGCCCGCGACCGCAGGTGGTGGGACATGCGCACCTGGCCTTTCCAGCCGCCTTGCGGGAGGAATTGCAGGCGCTCTGCTCAAGCGGCGACGATGAAATACACCGGTCGCAGGTCGCGGCGATCGAATTGGCGCGCGTCTATGCAGGGCTGGTCCGCACGCTGCTGAACCAGACAAGTGTTGCGGCAACTTCAATCAAGGCCATCGGTTGCCACGGACAGACTGTCCGCCACATGCCCGCCCACGGCTACACCGTTCAGCTGAATGCACCAGCCATCCTGGCCGAGGAGACGGATATTTGCGTGGTGTCGGATTTCCGCGCGCGCGACCTGGCGGCGGGCGGACAGGGCGCCCCTCTCGTCCCGGCGTTCCACGCGAGCCTGTTCGGATCGACGGACCGGGCGCGCGCGGTACTGAATCTGGGCGGAATGGCGAACCTGACGCTACTGGAATCCGCTCGTCCCGTGCGCGGCTTCGACAGCGGTCCCGCGAACGTGCTGATGGACGCCTGGATCGCGCATCGTCGCGGCCTTGACTACGACAGGGACGGCGCCTGGGCGGCGAGCGGTCAGGTCGACGCGGCACTGCTTGCGAAACTGCTTGCACACCCCTTCTTCGCCGCGCCGCCCCCGAAAAGTTGCGGGCGCGAGCAATTCAATCTGGAGTGGCTACTCGAACTGCTGCCGGAGCAGATCCGCGACGAGGACGTCCAGGCCACGCTGGCGGAGCTGACCGCGCAGTCGGTCGCCGACGCACTGAACACCGGGGGTTTTCGCCCGGACGATGTCGCGGTGTGCGGCGGGGGCGCGTTCAATCATCACCTACTGCAGCGGCTCGCCTTGCACGTCGGGCGCCCGGTGCGGAGCTCGGCCGATGAGGGCGTACCGCCCGAGCAGGTGGAGGCGCTGGCATTCGCGTGGCTGGCACAGCGCACGCTCAACCGCGAGCCGGGCAACCTGCCGGAGGTGACCGGGGCACGCGGCTTGCGCGTGCTCGGCGCGGTCTGGCCCGCCTGA
- the rplM gene encoding 50S ribosomal protein L13, which yields MKTFSAKPHEVVRDWYVVDASDKVLGRLASEIARRLRGKHKPVFTPHVDTGDYIVVVNVEKLRVTGDKAQDKKYYRHSGYPGGIYETNFTKLQQRFPARVLEKAVKGMLPKGPLGYAMIKKLKCYAGAEHPHAAQQPKALDI from the coding sequence ATGAAAACCTTTTCAGCCAAGCCGCATGAAGTCGTGCGCGACTGGTACGTTGTCGATGCCTCTGACAAGGTACTCGGGCGCCTCGCCAGTGAGATCGCACGCCGTCTGCGCGGCAAGCACAAGCCTGTCTTCACCCCGCACGTGGATACCGGTGACTACATCGTCGTCGTGAATGTCGAGAAGCTGCGTGTGACCGGCGACAAGGCGCAGGACAAGAAGTACTACCGCCATTCGGGCTACCCGGGCGGTATCTACGAAACCAATTTCACCAAGCTGCAGCAGCGCTTCCCGGCGCGCGTGCTTGAGAAGGCCGTCAAGGGCATGCTGCCCAAGGGTCCGCTCGGTTACGCGATGATCAAGAAGCTGAAGTGCTACGCCGGCGCCGAGCATCCGCACGCCGCGCAGCAGCCCAAGGCTCTGGACATCTGA
- the tyrS gene encoding tyrosine--tRNA ligase: MVEVEQALALIKRGVEELLPEADLVEKLKSRRPLRIKAGFDPTAPDLHLGHTVLLNKLKHFQDLGHQILFLIGDFTGAIGDPSGKNVTRPPLSPEQVLQNAETYREQVGKILDPSRMEVVFNSTWMNQLGADGMIRLASRHTVARMLERDDFAKRYASNQPIAIHEFLYPLCQGYDSVALKADVELGGTDQRFNLLMGRELQKQYGQAQQVVLMMPLLEGLDGVNKMSKSLGNYIGVSEPPNEIFGKVMSVSDELMWRYYELLSFRGLDEIEGLRAEVSAGRNPRDVKVMLAQELVGRFHGAAAAAAALVDFESRFRQGGIPEDIEEVVLDSAGAGIGIAQALKAAGLTATTSEALRMIDQGGVRLDGDKVSDRGLVLAAGTTAVAQVGKRKFSRLVVR, encoded by the coding sequence ATGGTTGAAGTGGAACAGGCGTTGGCGTTGATCAAGCGGGGGGTCGAAGAACTGCTCCCCGAAGCGGATCTGGTCGAGAAACTCAAGTCGAGGCGACCGCTTCGCATCAAGGCGGGGTTCGATCCTACCGCACCGGACCTGCACCTCGGTCACACCGTGCTGCTGAACAAGCTGAAGCACTTCCAGGATCTTGGTCACCAGATCCTTTTCCTGATCGGCGACTTTACCGGCGCCATCGGAGATCCGTCGGGCAAGAACGTGACCCGGCCGCCGCTGTCGCCCGAGCAGGTGCTGCAGAACGCTGAAACCTACCGCGAACAGGTGGGCAAGATCCTCGACCCCTCGCGCATGGAGGTCGTGTTCAACTCGACCTGGATGAACCAGCTCGGCGCAGACGGCATGATCCGGCTGGCGTCCCGACACACGGTTGCCCGTATGCTCGAACGCGACGACTTCGCTAAGCGCTATGCCAGCAACCAGCCGATCGCCATCCACGAATTCCTCTATCCCCTGTGCCAGGGCTACGACTCGGTTGCGCTGAAGGCCGACGTCGAGCTCGGCGGCACGGATCAGCGCTTCAATCTGCTCATGGGGCGCGAACTGCAGAAGCAGTACGGCCAGGCGCAACAGGTTGTGCTGATGATGCCGCTGCTGGAGGGACTGGATGGCGTCAACAAGATGTCGAAGTCACTGGGCAACTACATCGGCGTGTCCGAGCCGCCGAACGAAATTTTCGGCAAGGTCATGTCGGTGTCCGACGAACTGATGTGGCGTTACTACGAACTGCTGTCCTTCCGCGGACTCGACGAGATCGAGGGCCTGCGTGCAGAAGTCTCCGCAGGGCGCAATCCACGAGACGTGAAAGTGATGCTGGCGCAGGAACTCGTCGGTCGTTTTCATGGCGCGGCGGCAGCGGCAGCAGCGCTGGTCGACTTCGAATCGCGTTTCCGTCAGGGCGGCATCCCGGAGGACATCGAGGAGGTGGTGCTCGACAGTGCGGGGGCAGGTATCGGTATTGCGCAGGCGTTGAAGGCGGCTGGCCTCACCGCCACCACCTCGGAGGCCTTGAGGATGATCGATCAGGGCGGGGTTCGGCTCGATGGTGACAAGGTTTCCGATCGCGGGCTTGTGCTCGCGGCAGGCACGACAGCCGTGGCGCAGGTGGGCAAGCGAAAATTTTCTCGCCTCGTCGTGCGTTGA
- the rpsI gene encoding 30S ribosomal protein S9 has product MAFKVDYYYGTGRRKTAVARVFLRPGKGAFVVNDKPVDEFFSRETGRMVVRQPLELTEHVSTFDILVNVTGGGESGQAGAVRHGITRALIDYDATLKPALSKAGFVTRDAREVERKKVGFHKARRRKQFSKR; this is encoded by the coding sequence ATGGCATTCAAAGTTGATTATTACTATGGCACCGGCCGTCGCAAGACTGCAGTTGCCCGCGTGTTCCTGCGTCCGGGCAAGGGCGCCTTCGTCGTCAATGACAAGCCGGTGGACGAGTTCTTCTCGCGCGAAACCGGCCGCATGGTCGTCCGTCAGCCGCTTGAGCTGACCGAACACGTCAGCACCTTCGACATCCTCGTGAATGTCACCGGTGGTGGTGAATCGGGTCAGGCCGGTGCGGTGCGTCATGGCATCACCCGCGCGCTGATCGATTACGACGCGACGCTGAAGCCGGCGCTGAGCAAGGCTGGTTTCGTTACCCGCGATGCCCGTGAAGTCGAGCGCAAGAAGGTCGGCTTCCACAAGGCGCGTCGTCGCAAGCAGTTCTCGAAGCGCTGA
- a CDS encoding tRNA threonylcarbamoyladenosine dehydratase: protein MADQNTPRAFSGIDRLYGNGAYAKLRKSSITIVGVGGVGSWTTEAIARHGIQNINIIDLDNVAESNINRQLQALQSTLGMAKVDAIAQRIALINPESSVACVEDFLTPDNAGDLLSSKPDAVIDCTDRTAAKVAMAEYCHQAGIPLFMAGAAGGRTDPTRIRHADLGATQGDALLARVRALLRRNARMNVSRKEHFGIEAVYSAEAMRKPVAEACDAGAAPQGLNCAGYGSSVCVTAGFGFALAARAIEHLLKQ, encoded by the coding sequence ATGGCCGACCAAAACACACCACGCGCCTTCTCCGGTATCGACCGGCTGTACGGCAACGGCGCCTACGCAAAACTCAGAAAATCCAGCATCACCATCGTCGGTGTCGGCGGCGTCGGTTCATGGACCACCGAAGCCATCGCACGACACGGAATACAAAACATCAATATCATCGACCTCGATAACGTCGCCGAGTCGAATATCAACCGGCAGTTGCAGGCCCTGCAATCGACCCTCGGGATGGCCAAGGTCGATGCCATCGCCCAGCGCATCGCGTTGATCAATCCGGAATCCAGCGTGGCATGCGTCGAGGATTTCCTGACGCCGGACAATGCAGGCGACTTGCTGTCGTCGAAACCCGATGCGGTGATCGACTGCACGGATCGGACGGCAGCGAAAGTGGCGATGGCGGAATATTGTCATCAGGCGGGCATCCCGCTGTTCATGGCTGGAGCCGCAGGCGGACGTACCGATCCGACGCGCATCCGTCACGCCGATCTCGGCGCCACTCAGGGCGATGCATTGCTCGCACGCGTGCGCGCTTTGTTGCGCCGTAACGCGCGGATGAACGTGTCGCGCAAAGAGCATTTCGGTATCGAAGCCGTCTATTCGGCGGAAGCGATGCGCAAGCCGGTGGCGGAGGCCTGCGATGCGGGCGCCGCGCCACAGGGGCTGAACTGCGCTGGTTACGGTTCCAGCGTCTGTGTCACAGCCGGCTTCGGTTTCGCGCTGGCTGCACGCGCGATAGAACATCTGCTGAAACAGTGA